Proteins from a single region of Stutzerimonas stutzeri:
- a CDS encoding YhfG family protein gives MSNLSLQTKKAYYAKVRQSNYAASLRLEGFDVVPADADRKPPSREAVLRAYRAKT, from the coding sequence ATGTCGAATCTATCGCTGCAAACCAAGAAGGCCTACTACGCCAAGGTGCGTCAGTCCAACTACGCAGCCAGCCTGCGTCTTGAGGGTTTCGACGTAGTCCCCGCTGATGCGGATCGCAAGCCGCCTTCGCGTGAAGCCGTGCTACGAGCCTATCGTGCCAAGACCTGA
- a CDS encoding type II toxin-antitoxin system HigB family toxin: MHVISRGILRTFWESSPSYADAQTPLVEWYRHMEKATYRTPQELKAELRTASILKGGRAVFNIAGNKYRVVLAIDYQRQLARVRFVGTHAQYDQVDAETI, encoded by the coding sequence GTGCATGTGATTTCGAGAGGGATACTCAGAACGTTTTGGGAAAGTAGTCCGAGCTATGCGGATGCGCAGACGCCCTTGGTGGAGTGGTATCGGCACATGGAGAAAGCCACCTACCGGACGCCGCAGGAGCTGAAGGCTGAGCTGCGAACTGCCAGCATCCTCAAGGGTGGTCGTGCAGTATTCAACATTGCCGGCAACAAGTACCGAGTAGTACTGGCTATCGATTACCAGCGGCAGTTGGCCAGGGTCCGCTTTGTGGGCACGCATGCCCAGTACGATCAGGTTGACGCGGAGACAATATGA
- the smc gene encoding chromosome segregation protein SMC, whose product MRLKSIKLAGFKSFVDPTTVSFPSNMAAVVGPNGCGKSNIIDAVRWVMGESSAKNLRGESMTDVIFNGSNTRKPVTQASIELIFDNSDGTLTGEYAAFAEISIRRRVTRDSQNTYFLNGVKCRRRDITDIFLGTGLGPRSYSIIEQGMISKLIEAKPEDLRNFIEEAAGISKYKERRRETESRIRRTHENLARLTDLREELERQLERLHRQAQSAEKYQEYKAEERQLKAQLSALRWQALNDQVGQREQVIGDQEVAFEALVAEQRNADASIERLRDGHHELSERFNQVQGRFYSVGGDIARVEQSIQHGQQRLRQLQDDLREAEQARLETESHLGHDRTLLATLGEELAMLEPEQELSSAAAEESSAQLEEAEAAMQVWQEQWERFNQHSAEPRRAAEVQQSRIQQLEQSLERLAERQRRLDDERALLATDPEDVAILELGEQLAASELNLETLAADGETLNERLEQLRETLQQATQTQQQLQGDLQRLNGRIASLEALQQAAMDPGKGVGEWLQEQGLEQSPRLAEGLRVEPGWELAVETVLGADLHAVLLDDFAAIALEDFEQGDLRLVIPANSGARRPGSLLDLVESAVDLSHWLGNVRPVDSLEQALAARSGLHEGESLVSRDGYWVGRHFLRVRRASEAESGVLARGQELERLNAERDEREASVASVEERIAQLRGDQSRLEEEREQQRRRQQEEARSHSDLKAQLSAGQVRLEQLALRRRRLDEELVEQHEQREIETEQLGEARLQLQDALDAMAQDTEQRETLLADRDGIREQLDRIRQEARQQKDHAHQLALRVGSLKAQHESTRQALDRLEQQFERAIERREQLTLNLEEGEAPLEELRMKLEELLERRMGVEEELKHARLALEDADRELRDAEKRRTQAEQQAQLLRGQLEQQRLDWQGLSVRRKALQDQLHEDGYDLHGVLATLPAEATEAGWEAELERLAQRIQRLGPINLAAIDEYQQQSERKRYLDAQNDDLVEALDTLENVIRKIDRETRNRFKETFDQINSGLQALFPKVFGGGNAYLELTGEDLLDTGVAIMARPPGKKNSTIHLLSGGEKALTALALVFAIFQLNPAPFCMLDEVDAPLDDANVGRYARLVKEMSEKVQFIYITHNKIAMEMADQLMGVTMHEPGCSRLVTVDVEQAVALVES is encoded by the coding sequence ATGCGACTGAAAAGCATCAAACTTGCCGGCTTCAAATCTTTCGTCGATCCCACCACGGTCAGCTTTCCAAGCAACATGGCAGCCGTAGTCGGGCCCAATGGCTGCGGCAAATCCAACATCATCGATGCCGTGCGCTGGGTTATGGGTGAAAGCTCAGCTAAGAACCTGCGCGGCGAGTCGATGACGGACGTCATCTTCAATGGCTCCAACACGCGCAAGCCGGTCACCCAGGCAAGCATCGAGCTGATTTTCGACAACTCCGACGGTACGCTGACTGGCGAGTACGCGGCCTTCGCCGAGATATCCATCCGCCGCCGCGTAACCCGTGACTCGCAGAACACCTACTTTCTCAACGGCGTGAAATGCCGTCGACGCGACATCACCGATATCTTCCTTGGTACTGGCCTCGGGCCACGCAGCTATTCGATCATCGAGCAGGGCATGATCTCCAAGCTGATTGAGGCCAAGCCCGAAGACCTGCGCAACTTCATCGAGGAAGCCGCCGGCATCTCCAAGTACAAGGAGCGCCGGCGCGAAACCGAGAGTCGTATTCGTCGTACCCATGAGAATCTCGCGCGACTGACAGATCTGCGCGAAGAGCTCGAGCGACAGCTCGAACGTTTGCACCGTCAGGCGCAATCGGCAGAGAAGTATCAGGAATACAAGGCCGAGGAGCGGCAGCTCAAGGCGCAGCTGTCGGCCCTCCGTTGGCAGGCTTTGAATGACCAAGTGGGCCAGCGCGAGCAGGTGATCGGCGATCAGGAAGTGGCCTTCGAGGCACTGGTCGCCGAGCAGCGCAACGCCGATGCAAGCATCGAGCGCCTGCGTGACGGTCATCATGAGCTGTCTGAGCGTTTCAATCAGGTGCAGGGGCGGTTCTATTCTGTCGGCGGCGATATCGCCCGCGTCGAGCAGAGTATCCAGCATGGCCAGCAGCGCCTACGCCAGTTGCAGGACGATCTGCGCGAGGCTGAGCAGGCGCGCCTCGAAACCGAATCGCACCTCGGCCACGATCGCACCCTGCTCGCTACGCTGGGCGAGGAGCTGGCCATGCTCGAGCCGGAACAGGAGCTATCCAGCGCCGCCGCCGAGGAATCGTCCGCCCAGCTGGAAGAGGCCGAAGCGGCCATGCAGGTCTGGCAGGAACAGTGGGAGCGCTTCAATCAGCACAGCGCCGAGCCGCGCCGTGCTGCCGAAGTTCAGCAATCGCGCATTCAGCAGCTGGAGCAGAGTCTGGAGCGGCTGGCCGAACGTCAGCGACGGCTCGATGACGAACGTGCGCTGCTGGCTACGGATCCTGAGGATGTTGCGATCCTCGAACTCGGTGAGCAGCTTGCAGCCAGTGAGCTGAACCTTGAGACGCTTGCGGCAGATGGCGAAACCCTCAATGAACGCCTGGAGCAACTGCGTGAGACGTTGCAGCAGGCGACTCAAACGCAACAGCAGCTGCAGGGCGATCTGCAGCGTCTGAACGGCCGTATCGCCTCGTTGGAGGCGTTGCAGCAAGCGGCTATGGACCCGGGCAAGGGTGTTGGCGAATGGCTGCAGGAGCAAGGGTTGGAGCAAAGCCCGCGTCTCGCCGAGGGGCTGCGCGTCGAGCCCGGCTGGGAGCTGGCAGTTGAAACTGTGCTCGGTGCCGATCTGCACGCCGTGCTGCTGGACGATTTTGCGGCGATTGCGCTCGAGGACTTCGAGCAGGGCGACCTGCGGCTGGTCATCCCGGCGAATAGCGGTGCGCGCCGCCCTGGTAGCTTGCTCGATCTGGTCGAGTCTGCAGTGGACCTGTCGCACTGGCTGGGCAACGTGCGGCCGGTCGACTCGCTGGAGCAGGCGCTGGCCGCACGCTCTGGGCTGCATGAAGGTGAAAGCCTGGTAAGTCGCGACGGCTATTGGGTTGGCCGGCATTTTCTGCGGGTGCGACGCGCCAGCGAGGCCGAGTCCGGTGTGCTCGCACGGGGCCAGGAGCTGGAGCGCCTGAACGCAGAACGCGATGAGCGTGAAGCCAGCGTGGCGTCAGTCGAAGAGCGCATCGCCCAATTGCGCGGCGATCAATCCCGCCTCGAAGAGGAGCGCGAGCAACAGCGCCGGCGGCAACAAGAGGAAGCGCGCTCTCACAGTGATCTCAAGGCGCAATTGTCCGCTGGGCAGGTTCGACTGGAGCAACTGGCGCTGCGCCGCCGGCGGCTGGATGAAGAGCTGGTTGAACAACATGAACAGCGCGAGATCGAGACCGAGCAACTCGGCGAAGCGCGCCTGCAGCTGCAGGACGCGTTAGATGCTATGGCCCAGGACACCGAGCAGCGTGAAACTCTGCTGGCTGACAGGGACGGAATTCGCGAACAGCTCGATCGTATTCGCCAGGAGGCGCGCCAGCAAAAGGATCACGCGCACCAGTTGGCGCTGCGGGTTGGCTCGCTCAAGGCGCAGCATGAGTCAACCCGACAGGCGCTGGATCGTTTGGAGCAACAGTTCGAGCGAGCTATCGAACGCCGTGAGCAGCTCACGCTCAACCTGGAAGAAGGCGAGGCTCCGCTGGAAGAGCTGCGTATGAAGCTTGAGGAGCTCTTGGAGCGGCGCATGGGCGTCGAAGAAGAGCTCAAACACGCGCGGCTTGCACTGGAAGATGCTGATCGAGAGCTGCGCGACGCGGAGAAACGGCGTACCCAGGCCGAACAGCAGGCGCAGTTGCTGCGCGGCCAGTTGGAGCAGCAGCGGCTGGACTGGCAGGGGCTGAGCGTCAGGCGCAAGGCGCTGCAGGATCAGCTGCACGAGGACGGATATGACCTGCACGGGGTGCTCGCCACCTTGCCAGCCGAGGCGACCGAGGCTGGCTGGGAAGCGGAGCTGGAGCGCCTTGCCCAACGCATTCAGCGCCTGGGGCCGATCAACCTGGCGGCGATCGATGAATACCAACAGCAATCGGAACGCAAACGTTACCTCGATGCGCAGAACGACGACCTCGTCGAGGCGCTGGATACGCTGGAAAATGTCATCCGCAAGATCGACCGGGAAACCCGTAACCGCTTCAAGGAGACCTTCGATCAGATCAACAGCGGTCTGCAGGCGCTTTTCCCAAAAGTGTTCGGCGGCGGCAACGCTTATCTGGAACTTACCGGAGAAGATTTACTCGATACCGGGGTGGCGATCATGGCGCGCCCGCCTGGAAAGAAGAACAGCACCATTCACCTGCTTTCCGGTGGCGAAAAGGCGTTGACGGCATTGGCGCTGGTATTTGCCATCTTCCAGCTCAATCCCGCGCCATTCTGCATGCTCGATGAAGTTGATGCGCCACTGGATGATGCGAACGTCGGCCGTTACGCGCGCTTGGTGAAGGAGATGTCGGAGAAAGTGCAGTTCATCTACATCACTCACAACAAGATCGCCATGGAAATGGCCGATCAGCTGATGGGTGTGACCATGCATGAGCCGGGCTGTTCGCGGCTGGTGACGGTCGACGTAGAACAGGCCGTCGCATTGGTCGAATCCTGA
- a CDS encoding helix-turn-helix domain-containing protein, producing MNIKPIRNAKDYALAMARIDELWGAECDTAEGDELEVLALLVGKYEDEHYPMPPSSPIEAIKFRMDQQGLTPRDLEPFIGSSGRVSEVLNGHRRLSLRMIVRLHEGLRIPYESLLAGAA from the coding sequence ATGAACATCAAACCAATTCGTAATGCAAAAGACTACGCGCTAGCCATGGCACGCATCGACGAGCTGTGGGGTGCTGAGTGCGATACCGCTGAAGGTGATGAGCTGGAGGTGCTGGCGCTGCTGGTTGGCAAATACGAGGATGAACATTATCCAATGCCGCCCTCCAGTCCAATTGAAGCAATCAAGTTCCGCATGGATCAGCAAGGCTTGACTCCCCGAGACCTGGAGCCTTTCATCGGATCAAGCGGACGGGTTTCCGAGGTGCTCAATGGCCATCGCCGGCTTAGCCTGCGAATGATCGTGCGACTGCATGAGGGGCTGCGTATTCCATACGAGAGTCTGCTGGCTGGGGCTGCCTGA
- a CDS encoding helix-turn-helix domain-containing protein, translated as MMNLGLIKPDEVVNLLCTRLRQERLSQQMTQAEVAARAGIGVGTLSNLEAGRSVAFDSVVRVAMVLGRLNELEQLFLPQLDSLDDILRYEQSAKRQRVKRKTGHA; from the coding sequence ATGATGAACTTAGGGCTTATCAAGCCGGATGAAGTCGTCAACCTGCTCTGCACGCGCCTGCGCCAGGAGCGGTTGTCCCAGCAGATGACGCAAGCCGAAGTAGCCGCCCGCGCCGGTATCGGAGTCGGCACTTTGTCCAACCTGGAGGCCGGGCGCAGCGTGGCGTTTGATAGCGTGGTGCGCGTAGCCATGGTTCTGGGGCGTCTCAACGAGCTGGAGCAGTTGTTCTTGCCGCAATTGGACAGCCTGGACGACATCCTTCGCTATGAGCAAAGCGCCAAGCGCCAGCGTGTCAAAAGGAAAACCGGTCATGCCTAG
- the ligA gene encoding NAD-dependent DNA ligase LigA encodes MPSAQKAAERIAELRSEIDAHNYRYYVLDEPSVPDAEYDRLFNELKALEAEHPELVTPESPTQRVGGAALAAFGQVRHEVPMLSLGNAFDEQDLLDFDRRVREGLDLPAGDLFSDGAVVEYSCEPKLDGLAVSLLYEKGHLVRGATRGDGSTGEDISANVRTVRNIPLKLHGSGWPAVLEVRGEIYMPKAGFEALNARQLESGGKPFANPRNAAAGSLRQLDSKITASRPLELCAYGVGRSDGELPATHIGILNALKGWGLPISRELKLANGAAECRAYYDAIGLKRDTLPYEIDGVVFKVNAVAQQRELGFRAREPRWAIAHKFPAREEITELLGVEFQVGRTGAITPVARLKPVQVAGVTVSNATLHNMDEVARLGVMIGDTVIVRRAGDVIPQILGVIAERRPADAQAVHVPQQCPVCGSAVERTQLIKRSKGRESVSEGSIYRCVGRLACQAQLKQAIIHFVSRRAMDIDGLGDKIVEQLVDKGLVRSPADLYCLTHEQVIELEGFAEISTRNLLHAIDASRKPSLARFVYALGIPDVGEETAKLLARALGSLERISRALPDVLVYLPDVGLEVAHEIHSFFEDEHNRTVIAQLRERGVELQEEGELHPEFAACATLAGLIDKLNIPFIASTGAKRLADRFGGLDALIAADWLDLRQVERLTEKAARSLRDYFDKPENAHRARQIEAQLREFGMHWQSERKQAAGLPLAGQTWVLTGTLESMSRDEGKARLEALGAKVAGSVSAKTTCVVAGPGAGSKLTKANELGLQVLDEEAFLERLSGLERVEQD; translated from the coding sequence ATGCCTTCCGCCCAAAAAGCTGCCGAGCGCATCGCCGAACTGCGCAGCGAAATTGACGCCCACAACTACCGCTACTACGTGCTCGACGAACCCAGCGTTCCCGATGCGGAGTACGACCGCCTGTTCAACGAACTCAAGGCGCTCGAGGCGGAGCACCCGGAGCTGGTGACACCCGAGTCGCCGACCCAGCGGGTTGGAGGAGCGGCGCTCGCGGCATTCGGTCAGGTCCGCCACGAAGTGCCGATGCTGAGCCTGGGCAACGCCTTCGATGAGCAGGATCTGCTCGACTTCGATCGTCGTGTGCGCGAAGGACTGGATTTGCCGGCGGGCGACCTGTTCAGCGATGGCGCTGTGGTCGAGTACAGCTGCGAACCCAAGCTGGACGGCCTGGCGGTCAGCCTGCTGTATGAGAAAGGCCATCTGGTGCGCGGCGCCACACGGGGTGATGGCAGCACGGGTGAGGACATCAGCGCCAACGTGCGCACCGTACGCAACATTCCATTGAAGCTGCATGGCAGTGGCTGGCCTGCGGTACTTGAGGTGCGCGGCGAAATCTACATGCCCAAGGCGGGGTTCGAAGCGCTGAATGCGCGGCAGCTGGAAAGCGGCGGCAAACCTTTTGCCAATCCCCGCAACGCCGCTGCTGGAAGCCTGCGTCAGCTGGATTCGAAAATCACCGCCAGTCGTCCCTTGGAACTATGCGCTTACGGTGTCGGTCGCAGCGACGGTGAGTTGCCCGCGACGCACATCGGAATTCTCAATGCATTGAAAGGCTGGGGGCTTCCCATCAGCCGGGAGCTGAAGCTAGCCAACGGTGCAGCCGAATGCCGCGCCTACTACGATGCCATTGGCCTGAAGCGCGACACGCTGCCGTATGAGATCGACGGCGTGGTGTTCAAGGTGAATGCCGTGGCGCAGCAGCGCGAGCTGGGTTTTCGTGCCCGTGAGCCGCGCTGGGCCATCGCCCACAAGTTTCCAGCCCGCGAGGAAATCACCGAGCTGCTCGGTGTAGAGTTTCAGGTAGGTCGCACCGGCGCTATTACACCAGTCGCAAGGCTGAAACCGGTGCAGGTGGCAGGCGTTACCGTGTCCAACGCTACGCTACACAACATGGATGAAGTGGCCCGCCTGGGTGTGATGATCGGCGATACCGTGATTGTCCGTCGCGCCGGCGACGTGATCCCGCAGATTCTTGGTGTCATTGCTGAGCGCCGACCGGCTGATGCGCAGGCTGTGCATGTGCCGCAACAATGTCCAGTGTGCGGCTCTGCGGTGGAACGCACCCAGCTGATCAAACGCAGCAAGGGTCGTGAGTCGGTCAGCGAAGGCTCGATCTACCGCTGCGTTGGCCGTCTGGCCTGCCAGGCTCAGCTCAAGCAGGCGATCATCCACTTCGTTTCGCGCCGCGCCATGGATATCGATGGCTTGGGCGACAAGATTGTCGAGCAGTTGGTCGACAAGGGGCTGGTCCGTTCTCCGGCGGATCTCTACTGCCTTACCCACGAGCAGGTCATTGAGCTGGAGGGTTTCGCCGAGATATCCACGCGTAACCTGCTCCACGCCATCGATGCCAGTCGCAAACCGAGTCTCGCGCGGTTCGTTTATGCGCTCGGCATCCCGGACGTCGGTGAAGAAACCGCCAAGTTGCTTGCGCGGGCGCTAGGTTCGTTGGAGCGAATCAGCCGTGCATTGCCCGACGTGCTCGTCTACCTGCCCGACGTGGGGCTGGAAGTTGCCCACGAAATCCACAGCTTCTTCGAAGACGAGCACAACCGCACGGTCATCGCCCAACTGCGCGAACGTGGTGTCGAGCTGCAGGAGGAGGGCGAGCTGCATCCCGAATTCGCCGCCTGCGCCACCCTGGCTGGCCTGATCGATAAACTGAACATTCCCTTCATAGCCAGCACCGGCGCAAAACGCCTGGCCGATCGCTTCGGCGGCCTCGATGCACTCATCGCCGCCGACTGGCTCGACCTGCGCCAAGTCGAGCGCCTTACCGAAAAAGCCGCCCGCTCACTGCGCGACTACTTCGATAAACCCGAAAACGCCCATCGCGCCCGGCAGATCGAAGCGCAACTGCGCGAATTCGGCATGCACTGGCAAAGCGAGCGCAAGCAGGCCGCCGGACTGCCCCTTGCCGGCCAGACCTGGGTCCTGACCGGTACCCTCGAATCCATGAGCCGCGACGAAGGCAAAGCCCGCCTAGAAGCCCTCGGCGCCAAAGTCGCCGGCTCTGTATCGGCCAAGACCACCTGTGTGGTGGCTGGGCCGGGTGCCGGCTCGAAGCTCACCAAGGCCAATGAGCTGGGGCTGCAAGTGCTGGATGAAGAGGCGTTTCTTGAGCGCTTGTCGGGGTTGGAAAGGGTTGAGCAGGATTAG
- the zipA gene encoding cell division protein ZipA, with amino-acid sequence MDIGLREWLIVIGIIVIGGILFDGWRRMRGGKGKLKFKLDRSLSNLPGAEDSAEVLGPARVVNRDHEPSLDEGDMPPMSARESGKKRRQDEPFQGDLQLNSDEPVPTLLDPVVGDDEDENDQPQKELAPVEEVLVINVICRDPHGFRGPALLQNILESGLRFGEMDIFHRHESMAGNGEVLFSMANAVKPGTFDLDDIDHFTTPAVSFFLGLPGPRHPKQAFDVMVAAARKLSQELNGELKDDQRSVLTAQTIEHYRQRIVEFERRQMTVKQR; translated from the coding sequence ATGGATATCGGTCTGCGCGAATGGCTGATCGTCATCGGCATCATTGTCATCGGCGGCATCCTGTTTGACGGTTGGCGTCGTATGCGCGGTGGCAAGGGCAAGCTGAAATTCAAGCTGGACCGTAGCCTCTCCAACCTTCCTGGTGCTGAAGATTCTGCCGAGGTTCTCGGCCCGGCTCGTGTAGTGAATCGTGACCACGAGCCCTCTCTGGACGAAGGCGATATGCCGCCTATGAGCGCCCGTGAGTCCGGTAAGAAGCGTCGGCAGGACGAACCTTTTCAAGGTGATCTCCAGCTCAATAGTGACGAGCCAGTACCGACATTGCTTGACCCGGTAGTCGGTGACGACGAAGACGAAAATGACCAGCCACAGAAGGAGCTCGCGCCGGTCGAGGAAGTACTGGTCATCAACGTTATTTGCCGGGATCCCCACGGGTTCCGTGGCCCAGCGCTGCTGCAGAACATTCTCGAGAGCGGTCTGCGTTTCGGCGAAATGGACATCTTCCATCGTCATGAAAGCATGGCCGGCAATGGCGAGGTCCTGTTCTCCATGGCCAATGCGGTCAAACCCGGTACATTCGACCTTGACGATATCGACCACTTCACCACGCCGGCCGTGAGCTTCTTCCTCGGCCTGCCGGGTCCGCGCCATCCAAAGCAGGCATTCGATGTCATGGTCGCCGCTGCTCGTAAGTTGTCCCAAGAGCTCAACGGCGAGCTGAAAGACGACCAGCGCAGCGTACTGACCGCGCAGACCATCGAGCACTACCGTCAGCGCATCGTCGAATTCGAGCGCCGTCAGATGACTGTCAAACAGCGCTGA
- a CDS encoding type II toxin-antitoxin system HipA family toxin, giving the protein MPRQVDVYYDGWGEHWRWGSLVSSTALTGRPLIAFEYSEEALDRGLELSALRLPLKGPRLRKDFPDHQLWLPGPVYDSLPDGWGMLLMDRLFKRRGLNSAHIGPLERLAYIGSHAMGAMSFEPVAPELSASPAEIPLAQLAVEVQDVLAGEGGEFLQQLLLMGGSPHGARPKALLYRDPAHDRFSTATAPGLEAWMIKFPAAREHPEVCAIEAVYAQCLRECAIDTPDTEHFELPNGQAAFATRRFDRKQGMRVPMQSLAAFAGADFRAPGALDYINFLRATQYCCNDVREKAAAFERIVFNVVFNNRDDHPKNFAYLMSPSGQWKLAPAYDVTFCEGPGGYHQMDVMGEALRITRKHLLALAQEEAELSAEHATDIIERICQVASGFTARAKQQLPGGITQDTLRTIQACIDDNIERLG; this is encoded by the coding sequence ATGCCTAGGCAAGTCGATGTCTATTACGACGGCTGGGGAGAGCATTGGCGCTGGGGCTCGCTCGTATCCTCGACCGCGCTCACCGGTCGCCCGTTGATTGCTTTCGAGTACAGCGAAGAAGCACTGGATCGAGGGCTGGAGCTGTCGGCCCTGCGCTTGCCCCTGAAGGGGCCAAGGCTGCGCAAGGACTTTCCCGATCATCAGCTGTGGCTGCCAGGGCCGGTCTATGACTCGCTGCCCGACGGTTGGGGCATGCTGCTGATGGATCGCCTGTTCAAGCGTCGTGGTCTCAATTCCGCGCACATCGGCCCCCTGGAGCGTCTGGCCTACATCGGTTCACATGCCATGGGCGCGATGTCGTTCGAGCCCGTGGCGCCGGAGCTGTCTGCATCACCGGCAGAGATTCCCCTTGCTCAACTGGCTGTCGAGGTCCAGGACGTGCTCGCTGGCGAAGGCGGGGAGTTCCTGCAGCAGTTGTTGCTGATGGGCGGCTCGCCACATGGCGCGCGACCAAAGGCATTGCTCTATCGCGACCCTGCTCACGACCGTTTCAGTACGGCGACGGCACCTGGCCTGGAAGCCTGGATGATCAAGTTCCCGGCGGCGCGGGAGCATCCTGAGGTATGCGCCATCGAAGCCGTTTACGCGCAATGCCTGCGCGAATGCGCCATCGACACCCCGGACACCGAACACTTCGAGCTTCCGAATGGACAGGCGGCCTTCGCAACTCGGCGTTTCGACCGGAAACAGGGCATGCGTGTCCCCATGCAGAGCCTCGCCGCCTTTGCCGGCGCGGACTTCCGCGCCCCCGGTGCCCTGGACTACATCAACTTCCTGCGAGCGACCCAGTACTGCTGCAACGACGTGCGGGAGAAAGCGGCAGCCTTCGAGCGGATCGTGTTCAACGTGGTGTTCAACAACCGCGACGACCACCCCAAGAACTTTGCCTACCTCATGTCGCCCAGCGGCCAATGGAAGCTGGCCCCGGCCTACGACGTGACCTTCTGCGAAGGGCCGGGCGGCTACCACCAGATGGACGTGATGGGCGAGGCGCTGCGCATTACCCGCAAACACCTGCTCGCGCTTGCGCAGGAGGAAGCAGAGCTTTCAGCCGAACATGCCACTGACATCATCGAGCGGATCTGCCAGGTCGCCAGCGGCTTCACCGCAAGAGCCAAGCAGCAGCTTCCCGGTGGCATCACCCAGGACACACTGCGTACGATCCAGGCGTGTATCGATGACAATATCGAGCGGCTCGGTTAG